The DNA window ATTATGTGCAccctttttcatatttttgttgatggAAGTTTCAGTGTCTTTGCTCATGTTGGATTTTCAATTATATGGTTCCTcgtaaaatataaaattcataTTCCAACTCCGTAATATTTATTCCCATTTTGATATAGAACTAATTCTATCTCACTAAAGCATGGTATCGGAACAGATATTGGCCATCCCCATAACCATTACGGTATCATAATGGATAGTTATTGGATCGTTCATATAGGATAGAAATACCCCAGCTTTCCCTTTATAAAcgaggtttttttttccctggtcCAAAGTCCAAACTATTCAATCGATATGATATCGACCAGATATCTGGATCAAAGACTTGTCAAGCAaaaacttatgggtgatccgatatcgatacttaaaaccttgacTCTCCCAACAccaccctccaaaaaaaaaaaaaattatcacaaCTCCATTTTTATAAGATTTATCTAATTAATCctaaaaaaaggtaaaatttaTTTCTTGAGAGGATGTTGCAGTAACAACAAAAATTTCTCATTGTGAAGGTAACAACTCAACCCATCAGAAACAAGGGCAAAGGTGCTTTGGGTGCTCGTTGTGATGGCTTCATTGGATCATCCACAAATTTGGTAAACATTACATATATACTCTTCCCTAGCTTTGAATAATCttggtatcgtatcgatgtatCGTTCAGACTTGATACCGGTACTAAGCCGATACGGGTGGTTTGTATTGTTAttgtatttatttgaaaaaaataatttcctcTTATTTTGGGCAGATAATGGTGACCACAACAAGCTTAATGTTATTTGCTGGAAGGTTTGGGTTGGCTCCATCAGCAAATAGGAAGTCAACTGCAGGGTTAAAGCTTGAGACAAGGGACTCTGGCCTACAGACAGGAGACCCAGCTGGTTTCACTCTTGCAGATACCTTGGCATGTGGGAGTGTAGGACATATTATTGGTGTTGGTGTTGTCCTAGGTCTTAAGAGCATTGGTTCCATCCCTTAATATGTAAATTGTCTTACTCTTAGTTATTGTTTCTTTCCCAAGTTAAAGAGAATCAAAATTATCTACTCATTTAAGATTTCAACAGCTCCAACCCCACCATCAAAAAATATATGTTTATATCCTGTTACAAATAATCCCACATTGAAAAACTTAACAATTTGGATGTCTTTCATATGCGTGGGCCTCCTCTGTGGTGCCGCACGACTTGCAATGCATATTCGATGATTGGAGCCTTTGATGATGCATGTTTATGTGTTGGGATGTGTGCTCGAATATTCTCTGTAGCTGAATATGAGCTGAATAATGCACTGGGTGCCATATTCATATATCCTTTAGAATGGTATTGTTTGTTAATCAATTCAATCACTTGGCATTAAAGTTACGTTTGAATGcaagaaaattagaagaaagGGAGGTGaaaatttttgtatttattattcAACGTGATTTTATAagctacttaaatttcttatggTAACCCCATATTTAAtctatcacaccccgttctcactcaaccgggccagtgaccgggttaacaccggttaacccaaacctgctaggatcatccgatactgtattccaccacagcatacacacaactaataaaaacttatcagatcagcggaagactaagttttacctatgaataatcccataatacttgatacccgaattgtgatacaatagttatatacatgtgggcccgaaggcatgatatttacacaatagaagtacaattcacatatcaagtacataaaggaaaccatcaaaataatcagagtacacaactcggctcggtatcaaaggctagagctcagctcggcatcaagggttgagcccagctcggcctcaaatggtggagctcaactcggcctTCAAAAGTGgtgctcagctcggcctcagaactgcggtcccgcagcacaactctcgcacgagcagtcagtgccgtgctctaactcctcaggggcccaccagtcctcttcagggaactcaactgtgggacccaccccgtgctcctcagatgtataacctgcaaaatcatctaaaaagggggtacccatgggatgagctcactagctcagtaagtggtaagatggatcacacagcagtccacatatcaaaacacaatcatatgtactacatgtcatgcattacattttaaatcacatccacctaagcaacattactaagtcttcggtttagtgctactacagccaaagtgtgcgtatactctgggtacgagctgcgaactccatcccgcgatatgcccatagggctgtcggaaaaggcccaccgtgagtactcagaaaagtaaaaacaatgccgtccaccggttctcaacaaaaaagtaaatgactgaatttaaaggtgctgacttcagtaatttaaaagcagtacgattggccctcttgaatgtaccaccggggttgccgactgtcctattgacccgtcgggcgttatgtctaaccgccacagtgacccgacaaccgtgaccactgcttccccccaaatgataacccaacaccttaacccctgttgggaagggttgtagcacgggacggtgaaaatcctaaaccgcatgctcctatatgacaatagtacgattgcatagtgccaccacatcccataccacaggccacaaatgcactcgtttccaagccgactatggcatctagtctattaatgcattatgcaccatgatgtcaacattcatcatataagcatctcatcacttggcatttagaaagtaaacatagcacacatgcataacaatgtgaggatgactaatctacacaacatattcatgatggcatgactagactagatacaagtaaatgaatgccaaacaatgccttgaaacaaggccaaacgtcctctccccacttacctgtagtttACAAGGATttccgttcggtacgggtgagatccggcgcgagaagCGTGTaggatttgatgaacctaacatgattgggcggggttagtacttcaccattttggaatcaaaattaacacgatccgatgacaaaatcatgtttagaacattaaaagaaggtcgcacgtctgatttgggtccaatcggacgaaaaaaatcatcttcggggccacacaggtgggtcagacaggtgggttgtctggcccatcggtttggccaccggtttggaccggcgggtaggctGGCCCGCCTGTTGGCTCGTCGATTGGGCTAGGGgcccctgctaagaccgacgagcagggtggcccaccggttgggcccgtcggttgtgcccgaaggtcctgccctctcaggtgggtgcccacaggcgggtcagatggcccaccggttccacccaccgatcttggcaggaaacctgctgtttcttcccaacttcttccattctttggggattcaaatgggacttttccaaacccattcttcacactttcaaggtcttataggatggttctaacctagatctaggttagattcaagtgatgggaaaccatcctaccttctttgctcatgAACAACTTCAAAcactccaaatcacttcaaaccctccaaatcacttcaaacccacaatgattcttccaccttgtcaatacctcttcaaatccttcaagatcaacacataaatcatctattaaaccttagattcatcatttcaaaggggatttacaagatctcaagaaaccctactcgaatcaagggtttaagcttgggtatggtgaatgttcaaggaacccaactttgcttacctctaaatgtagatctagagttgaagatcactctcccgacgccggaatgggaagatcaagcttcggcgccactgaaatccttctcttcttcctcttccttctcttcccttcttcttccctttcttNNNNNNNNNNNNNNNNNNNNATATATGTATTATGACTCCATTAGTTGTGTACAACATATCATTATCGTAGTGGATTCTCTGTTAACTAATGTTTTCTTTGTATCACCAACCCATGAACTGCCTCTATTTCAGAGTCAATTAATAAAAGAACTTCATTGTTTTGTTACAGTCATCATCTCTTGATCTGCTTTTAGAAGCTCGAGATGTCAAATCTCTAACCGTCGCTGTCAAGGAGCTTGAAGCAAAGATTGGCCCATCAGAAAGTGAAATCTCCAATAAGGATACTGAGACTGCAATGACTGTTGCTCAAGAATCAAATGAGACTTGACAGCTAAGTTCATTCCCTTTAACAACTAGAGTTATGAAAGCTATAATTTTTaattcccctccccctcccctattTTATGTCCCTTTCCCCAAAGTTTGGAGTTCTAGACTTCTGGTGATCAGCGGGGCTTCTAGAGAAACTTCGAATGGCAGCTGGTATTTCAGTTTTCCAATGATTTCTTAAGCAACCCTGTTCACTTTGGAGCTTATGCATTCAAAGATTATAGGTCTAGATTTTGTAATGGAAAAATGGTTCCTACACATCCATGGTGGGAAAACCTTTCCTTCATGCTTACTATTCTTTTGCCATATCAGAATTCAGGAAACCAAGAATTGTGATTGCACCATAATACAttggcatttatttatttatttttttattataaaatctCTTGGGAGATATGAACCTACTCCAATTCTAAAACtaaaatgattttgagggtGGAATTTCCAGCTTAGCTTGTGGCTTCATTGTACGACTTATTGGACGGtcatattctctccctcttttttttttttttttttggcgaatGCCATGCTCTTAGATAGTCTTTTTTCCCATTTGTGAGACAATTTACCACTAGCATAACTCTAAAGAAAATTTAACGGGATGACTGAAACCTAATGTGCAAATCCTTTAACTAAAGGATACAACCACACAATTGATATGAGGGCTAATTTAATGTACCAAGTTTTCTTGCACCCATGATGAATGGGAATtcgttaccaaaaaataaagggaaaattacttgattacccatttatgggtttccctttacaaaattacccaccaaaagtttcagttaatgaaaatatccaaaattaggttttcctctacaaaattacccacttaaagtttaagttaataaaaatacccaaaattgagtttgggtttacaaaactacctacacaaagtttcagtaataaaaaaatacatgattatatgtggaagttgaagactcactattttgggtagttttgtaaacccaaacctgattttgggtatttttattaaatgaaactttgggtgggtagctttgtaaacccaaacccaattttgggtatttttgttaatcaaaactttttgtgggtaattttgtaaagggaaacccaaaagtgggtaatcatgtaattttcccaaaaataaaaggatggaaGGAAATCTATTCATGGTAGGGCGTGAGATGTACGTTGGATATattagaagggtattttgggaagaTATTAAAACCTTATAGGAGTTTGTGAACTTTTGGATAATGGATGATTTGTTCTCCatgtttgggattttttttttcctaatttaatGTCgagcatagttttgtaaatcagACTCGAAGGCAAACTGAGATTAGATGCATCCACATTGAACAATTATGTGTGTGGGAGAATGTCTCCAATATACCCACCATGGCTTCTATTGTTCTTATGATCAGAAGTGATTACCATTCCTCGTTGCCTTTTTCATGTGTGGCTTGCAAGTAACTGAATCTTATTTTTGAagacaaagttttctttcactcatatggatgagagaatctcttaatctactAGATATGACCATTGATGAAATTAAGGGCATTTTGGACTTTTGACAATAGAAGCAAGAGTGTTAAAAGATGAAATCAGTTATTCCACTGTGCCTAATCTTGATGTATCAGACCCTGGGCCTTAGATATCGATTTTGAGTCCCCCACAAAATGGTTGACGGATCGGTATCGAGGTGATTCGAATTGGAATTGAGAGATTGGTATGAGCTAGACCTTATTCAGGGTGATGTCCAATCGGGAATTAGTATCAGATTGATATCAGTCAATATCGATCCCAATTGTTGGAACCATGCTACCCCACGCTAGACTGCTAGTTGTTACTAACCCCTCCTTGGGTTCTAGCAAGGGATCAAACCaccacccccacaccccccccaacCCAAACTCTTGTCCACACTCTAGGGATTCCAACCTATGGTttaggaataaagaaaagagcaatctacatcccctcccctgtgttttgcttttattacaccccctcccctgtgttttcaaaaattacgaAAACCTCCcttaacagtaaaaaaaaaacgtgACTCCGTCATAGTTTGGCCGctaagatttaattttttcttttaactacCAATATTACCCCTGAAGGAGTAAATTACCTATTATACCCATCGCCCAACTACATCAaacccctccatcgattctgtttttctttttattccaattaatttgagtaTTATGAGATCATATATTCCTTGAAGACCCACAACTAAGAGGAGTATTCAAGTAGCCGTTACAGTTCTAGAAATCCAATCGGTAGCCCGTGAACAGGGTTTTCTAGGGTAGACCTTCACACCTCCACAGCTTGCTGGCCTTTGATCTGTTCCAGCCCCTGTTTTGGGGTTTCGTTCTTCATATCTGGAAGGCCACTCGACCAGCAGGTTGTGGACATTGAAGGCCTATTGAAGGTGCTACTGAGAATCTCCTGAAGATTCTGAATTTGATCACAATAAAGAAATCATTAGATCTCTCTAACCTGAATTCAGATTCAGGAGCCCTTTGTAGGGACTATTGAAGACCACTAGAAGGCCCTTTGATCCTAGTTTCAAGGCCATCCTTGACCTGGTTTGATTGCTAGAGTTTTCTCCTATTCGATCacataaaaccaaaatttccgCCTAAGGTTTGATCTTCCACACCTGCAGACATACAAGGCCAGCAGTTTGGGGTTCTAATTAGTCCTATACAGACCACAATTGACTAGCATCTCATGCCCCTTTGAGCATTAGGTTGTGAGGAAACAGATTTCTCTCTAATCAGCCCTGTTTTCTAGGTTTGCAAAAGTATGTTTGTTGACCAGATCTGGACTTAGTTTTCTTCTGAGTTTGGTTTGGAACCTATTAACAATTGGGGTTGTTTACCTAGTGTAAACCATCTTACATCTGTGAAACAAGGATTTAGTGGAGTTTAGGGTAGTGGAGTTTATTAGGGTTTAGATGTGAAGGTTATGGATGAGGAATTGATATGATTTGATgaataaaataagagagaaagaaggaggtgGATGAAACCCCTCCATTGATTCCGTCGCCATCGATCGTGACTGCTTGGTTCGCCTTCATCTTCACCTGGACTCCTCCTCGTCGCTGGCGATGGTGGTGGGTGAAACTATGGTAAAAGGTTACGTATGAGAGTGGTTATGAGGGTAGGGATAAGGATAAAgggtaaaatgaaaaaaaaataagtggtTAAAAGCAAAAGGGCAAACTCATATTTTAACACAAAAAACTAACAGTCTACTAACAGTGTTAATTGACATGGGAGGTTTtcgtaatttttgaaaacacaggggagggggtgtaataaaaacaaaacaccggggaggggatgtaaattgctctaaaagaagaagaaaacttgtTTTTGACGGGAGTGAGGccttatgaaatgaaaaataccaatccaattcttatgaaatgaaaaataccaCCTCTATTGATGCTTTTCTCGTGTATTTTCGTTAGTGCTTGCGTATGTATAGAACCAACCACACTCTCCACAAgaaatattttccaaaaagaaaaatttgttgGAATTGACCACATATTGAAAATGACTAGATCCAACTCTTCTTCAAACAGTTAGGCATCCAATTAGACATCCTTCTGACCAGTTAGGCATCCAATTAGACACACACCCCACCAAATGAACTTACAACCCCAAGTCCTCCCAACCGTCTTAGGCATCCCAACGGTTGAGGAGGATCATTTACCGGATTTAGAGTATCCAGGATCCCAAGCTCTTAGAATGACAGGTATTTATGAGTTGTGAAtggtcaaaaatgaaaattacaattttacggaaatttttttgctattgcccgggttgcagccaagtaacAACCAAGGGAGTGGAATCCCAGGGGTAGGTTTGAAAATATCCACCTTGATTGAATTTTTTCACCCCTACCCATAAGATTCTATTCCCTTGACTTGTACTAGgacttggctgcaacccaggCAGTAGCCAAGTTTCGTTCCACCAGGCCACCATTGTCATCACCACTACCATCACAAATACCAGCCAGCACTAACCTAGACCATCCTCTTCCCTGTGCAACCATCTCCACTCACCCTCTCTGTTTCTTTTAActccaaaagttttttttttttcttcaaattttaaaaacgTAAGGGACCCCAACGATCACTTTTTAAACCTGTGTACCTCAAAAAAATTGAGGTACGCTCTGCCTTGCCCCTGTCAAAGactctctcaagtctcaaccacAAAGTCTCCATCATTTCAGGGACTGAAGCAGTGTATAGCTTAACTTTTGCAGAAGAAACCACTGCCCGAGGACTGAGGAGGCCAAACCAAGCTCTACGGAcaattgattattaaattttttgactttttgaatttttgaattttgtttctcAGTACAGAGTTTACCAATAACACACCGAGAACGAAGGCCATCCCCATAAAGATACTcactttagtcttttccttttttctttcgtCTCTGTTTTTTCAGATTCCAAGAGAATGAAACATATCTCCGTCACTACTTCCACCTAAAAAACAGAAAGTGAAAACTTAAAACCTTTTACCCTCACGAATTCttctctgcttttttttttttctttttttttcttcatatgtAATGATAATTTTGTTTAAAAATAAGAATTGAATTGATATTTAGTTTCAAATTCAGATACTTCACAAAGATAATCTATCTTATTTAAATAATATTTCAAAAGAGagttgatgtgggttgatataaTCTTGGTTCTCTCACCTTGTAAGTCGATTTATGGGATTGAATTCTTCCAAATCCATATCAGAGGATGGATAATTGAAAAGCTAGATTTGATTCGTATAAATATCCATTTAAGGGCATCTATATCTGATTAGGGGAAATGTTacatttctaattttgttacAACCATTTTCACCCCTGCATGGAGGAAGCCCATTTTTTCAATTAGGAGTGTCAAAATGGCTTCGGTCCAATTCAATTGCTTTTTTGATTGTGCATATATCGTGTGAAACTAAAATCAAACTGATGAAATGTTCAGTTTAGAACAATCAAATTGAACCCAAAAACTATTCGTTAAGTCAGTTTCATTATGTTATCGGTCTCTCGCAATTTTTCACATAGGTAAGGGATCGCTACTGGGCTGTGTGGCCATTGCATTGAGAGACGAATAATGGTCCTTCTCCCTCACATGCTCCTTCCCATGAGCAACTCGGTTGGCTTTGTGAACGAAAGCGCTGATCACCCTCACGTAGGAAGATGAACATTGAAAGGCCTGAAAGGGTAGTGACGGGATGCAGATGTTGATTTTGGAGGTTGCGTACTTTAGTTATAATGCCATCGACACAGTTGAGGCTTCTACTTTTCTTGGGTCCCAACTTGACAGACCAAGCGTAACGACCACAGAAAGTACGGCCAGAAAATTCATCTCCAAGTGGCTGTCCAAGGGAATCTACCTCGATGGGGCTTTTGCATTTCATGGGGGTTGGGCAGTAATTTCAACCCCTCTGTGTCTATGTGCAAGCACCACGCAGCCTGACAATAATCGTTTTcccttttcatatataaaaagaagaGGGTTCTATCTTCTAAGGCACCAAAACTGAATCATACATAGGAGGGCACCAATATCATGTCatgcaaggagagagaaagaaacaaatgaTGCCCAAACGGTTCAATGGTGAATGAACCAGCTGGTCTATCCTCGATCATTCCACATAAAAAAGGCAAAATACGCGGCAAAACTAACACACAACACTAAAATTACATGAATTTGGGCCGTCCACCATTTATACTTCGGCCGGCCATCAAACCATATTGGTATCAAGATTGTTGGCAAGTGCTAAAAGTCCAAATCCAACAATCCAATTTGGATATTAATCACCCACTAATGAAACCTTAATGAAATTCCGGTTCAACTAGTTAAATTTCAATTATCTGGTTCTTAGGGCTAACCACAATCCAGACCAAGCAAAGAAAATTTGATAGCATAGATTCCTAGCCCAACAACAAAGAAAGGAATACCTTAGCAACTTACAATTTTGACTATGCCAATCTGTCCAGATCACATGTCTATCTTAGCCCTATTTCCTAATCAAGCATACCCCCATAGCCCCCAAAgtcttctttttccccctttccaTCACATAAACAATCTGATATGCATACATTCAAGAATCTCTCACCTTTTCATTAGCTTCTCATGAACAAAAGCAGCAAAATCCCAAATAGTTCCCACCACCTCAAGCTATGCCCAGACAATGATGAAGCTGAAGAAGCTACAGATCTGTAAGTATATAtacaaaaaaccaaaagttgAGTTAGAACAATTCAATTTCATGAATCTAACCAAGTTAACATGATATGAACATACCCTGATGTAGAATACACACAGCTTCCATAGCCTGAAATCACAAATAACACATTACTAGATTACTATAAAGCAGAGTTAGCTGAGTCTACTAATGGTTCATTGGCAAAAACAGAGACCCAAGAGAGATTATTTGTAAATTTCAACTCTCCGATCACCTAGTATGTTatatcatggtttgaggaatacACATACTTGGATCTTTGGTGACTATATGAGCTGTTCCCCCAAAATTGCAAGCTATATCTGAATTCCCATTCTGTTGGTAATAGTAATTGAAGGCATACGAGGCATGTGACAAGAGTGTATTAGGTTCGAAACAAGATCCGCCCGATCGGATTATAGCACAGTCAGCCATCCCCAGACCACAAGCCCAGTCTAATGCCTTCTGCAAATCAACCTGTGAAACGCCAGGCCGAGCGACACACCATGTAGTGCCATCAATGAATGTGGTGTTGCCTTCTGGAGGAGAGTTGGTGGGGATTGGAATTATGGATTCTGCCTTTTCTTGCATTGCACCTTCAATTGTTGAAACTGAAATTTGTATGTTTGAGATTAAGAATTGAGTATTAATATCAGAAAGTACATGTGTTCTGTGAATAGTTAGGAGGATCAAGCTGGTTAGATTGGTTTAAGGGTCAAACTCCCTCTGCAACTTCCACCACTGAATGCCCCTCAAATGAACATTCAGGAGAGATGTGTTGCACTTAGAGAACAGTTTTTCAATCTCCCAAAATTATAACTAGTAAAAAGGCTCTGTGCATTTTAATAAAACATTGTAAATATAATTAACAACTGAAGGGTAAATGGTTCAAGGAGTTAAAAAGAGAGGAATTAATATGTCAGTTTGCCTATAGTGTTTAAAGGAAATGAAACTCTccacagaaaaaggaaaagaatccaAAACTAGAATAGGAAACTCTCCTGTTTCTTCATGTTTaacttattagaaaaaaaaaaaagagaaaaaaggaaaataagggaCTTGCATTTGTAAATAAACTGGTTCAGATCAGCCataggaggaagaaagaaaaaaaaaaaaaaaaagaaagaacctatttagatgattttgtTTGGAAACTTAGAAGAAGCCATGGCATTGgttgttttccattttcataCACCAATAGAGTAGCAAATCCTTAAGAAGTAGAGAGTTCTGGTACataaagaatagaaaaagaacaaaaacaaaagctGTTAGTTAAACAGATACATGAACAACAAAAAGTCACATTCTTGAACAAGGGAAGATATATGAGAGCACATAAACAGCCCACATGAGAACAAACAGGAAGGGCATAAAAGAGCAGAAAAAAACTGGGAGAGGACCAAGAGATCATACCCAGATAGCATTCCACCATTAGAAGAACCACAAGAATCAATCTTTTCTTTCCCATGACAGTTAGTTCTTAGTTCTTACACTTAGTATCAAAACCTACCgagcctttctctctcttaaagcTACATAAGAAAACTTTCAAAGCCTCAGTCCTCTGTCTCAGACTCAACCTCTGAATACCCttcaagctctctctctctctctctctctctctctctgtgtgggTTAGACTATATTGATAGCAAAACTGCTCAAAACTCCTCATAATGAAGGGGATTTGCAACAATGGCTGTTACTCAACAGGGTAAATTTGCTTTTGCACTTTAATGCCGCTTTTAGTATGCATTTGTGTGCAATCTTTGAGGTAAATAAACACAATAAAATATGGTGACTTATAGAAGTAGCTGGTACAATTCTAGGTTGACAGCTTTCGGTTTCAGTCTCTTTCTTACTCggttctacttttttttttttcgatgaaATACTTACTCGGTTCTACACTTCATCTCCAATCTACCTCTATTCTTTGATCAATTTCTCGTTCAATTTCTCATATGATGATATTTTCTAGTTCTTTTCCCTCCTTCACAAGTTCACTTGCACTTGCCGGGTTGCTTTGGTCAACATGGATTGCTCATGAACTTTCTGATTGGGTGAGCCCGGTTCGACTCAGATTGGACTAAATTGACCTGGTTGGACCCTTTTCTGTACATTTAGaggattctttttatttttttgggtgaagtaGACTGGTAGAGGAGTCAAATTCTATACTCGATAGGTGACACATAAGAAATCCCTTAGACCGGAAGGTTGGACCATCAACGTCTACCTTTCTTCCCggagttggtctggtccaaagttATGGTCAACATGTGAGGTTCAAATATATTGTATAGTATTTATGAGGTCACTGGTATAAAGACCATTTTAGTATGGAGTGCTGATTAAGGTATACTTTATTCCTCAAACTAACATAATATATTTGAGAAAGGCAATCTTTGTTGTTCTAAAGGGACTCGGTTTCGTTATTTTATATAGGGATCCGAGGAACTTTGCCCGTCTGATGTAGAAAACCGCCACATATGACCCCTTTTTAGGAGGACAGAGGTGTCTTTTCACAATCATAAAAATAGGGAATTTATGAATATT is part of the Macadamia integrifolia cultivar HAES 741 chromosome 9, SCU_Mint_v3, whole genome shotgun sequence genome and encodes:
- the LOC122089418 gene encoding photosystem I reaction center subunit psaK, chloroplastic-like; protein product: MAAKLASPSVVVTSLPQFSGLSRTKIPSGRVESLVTTQPIRNKGKGALGARCDGFIGSSTNLIMVTTTSLMLFAGRFGLAPSANRKSTAGLKLETRDSGLQTGDPAGFTLADTLACGSVGHIIGVGVVLGLKSIGSIP
- the LOC122088757 gene encoding glucan endo-1,3-beta-glucosidase 13 isoform X1, yielding MGKKRLILVVLLMVECYLVSTIEGAMQEKAESIIPIPTNSPPEGNTTFIDGTTWCVARPGVSQVDLQKALDWACGLGMADCAIIRSGGSCFEPNTLLSHASYAFNYYYQQNGNSDIACNFGGTAHIVTKDPSYGSCVYSTSGSVASSASSLSGHSLRWWELFGILLLLFMRS
- the LOC122088757 gene encoding glucan endo-1,3-beta-glucosidase 13 isoform X2 → MQEKAESIIPIPTNSPPEGNTTFIDGTTWCVARPGVSQVDLQKALDWACGLGMADCAIIRSGGSCFEPNTLLSHASYAFNYYYQQNGNSDIACNFGGTAHIVTKDPSYGSCVYSTSGSVASSASSLSGHSLRWWELFGILLLLFMRS